The proteins below are encoded in one region of Streptomyces sp. NBC_00490:
- a CDS encoding penicillin acylase family protein, with the protein MPPNTTASSGQKPGKSGRKKGRKARLIVLVLVLAIIGGVAYGAYWSISTVRASFPQTKGSITLEGLSGPVDVKRDGYGIPQIYAASDEDLFMAQGYVQAQDRFYEMDVRRHMTSGRLSEMFGKSQVDTDEFLRTLGWDRVAKKEYDTKLSASTKKYLQAYAKGVNAYLQGKDGEEISLEYAALGFVNDYKPEQWTPVDSVAWLKAMAWDLRGNMDDEIDRALLTSRLGPKQIEDLYPGYPYGRNKAIVQEGQYDELTKTFEQGSGTSGTGTGTGTGTGTGTGTGTGTGTGASTSGTAGTASTSGTTALQSQLSGLYGVLEDLPAAVGVNGNGIGSNSWVVGGSHTITGKPLLANDPHLSASLPSVWYQMGLHCRTVSSKCQYDVSGYTFAGMPGVVIGHNQDISWGMTNSGVDVTDLYLEKLSSNGYLYDDKVKPFTTREETIKVAGGEPKTIVVRETNNGPLLSDRDDELVKVGKKATVDTAAPDRGDGYGISLRWTALDPGTSMDAVFAMDKATNWNDFRAAAALFDVPSQNLVYADTKDHIGYTLPGKIPTRAQGVDGSIPQPGWDSKYRWTGYIPQDRLPYEYDPARGYIVTANQAVIDKDKYPYTLTTDWGYGARSQRITDLIKSKIDGGGKISTDDMRQMQLDNSSEIAKLLVPKLLKIDIEDKDVREAQKLLEGWDYTQDADSAAAAYFNSVWRNILKLAFGNKLPKELRVKGQCLWVEPVNTTGPADETENVRECGQRDADQAQPDGGDRWFEVVRNLMEDEKSDWWKTPAGVGDRPEAENRDQLFKRAMIDARWELTAKLGKDIDTWSWGRLHRLFLKNKTLGIEGPGIVRYALNRGPWKLSGGEATVNATGWNAAGGYGVIWVPSMRMVVNLGDLDKSRWINLTGASGHAYSAHYTDQTGKWAKGELLDWSFSKDAVDKNTSDTLVLKP; encoded by the coding sequence ATGCCCCCCAACACCACCGCCTCATCGGGTCAGAAGCCCGGCAAGTCCGGCAGGAAAAAGGGGCGCAAAGCCCGTCTGATCGTCCTCGTCCTGGTACTGGCCATCATCGGCGGCGTCGCCTACGGGGCGTACTGGTCCATCAGCACCGTCCGTGCCTCCTTCCCGCAGACCAAGGGTTCGATCACGCTCGAGGGCCTGTCCGGACCGGTCGACGTGAAGCGCGACGGCTACGGCATCCCGCAGATCTACGCCGCCTCCGACGAGGACCTGTTCATGGCGCAGGGCTACGTCCAGGCGCAGGACCGGTTCTACGAGATGGACGTGCGCCGCCACATGACCTCCGGGCGCCTGTCGGAGATGTTCGGCAAGAGCCAGGTCGACACGGACGAGTTCCTGCGCACGCTCGGCTGGGACCGGGTCGCGAAGAAGGAGTACGACACCAAGCTGTCGGCCTCCACCAAGAAGTACCTCCAGGCCTACGCCAAGGGAGTCAACGCCTACCTGCAGGGCAAGGACGGCGAGGAGATCTCCCTCGAGTACGCGGCGCTGGGCTTCGTCAACGACTACAAGCCCGAGCAGTGGACCCCCGTCGACTCGGTCGCCTGGCTGAAGGCGATGGCCTGGGACCTGCGCGGCAACATGGACGACGAGATCGACCGCGCCCTGCTCACCAGCCGCCTCGGCCCCAAGCAGATCGAGGACCTGTACCCGGGCTACCCCTACGGCCGCAACAAGGCGATCGTCCAGGAAGGCCAGTACGACGAGCTGACCAAGACGTTCGAGCAGGGCAGCGGCACCTCGGGCACGGGGACAGGCACGGGAACAGGGACCGGTACCGGTACCGGTACCGGCACCGGCACTGGCACCGGAGCGTCCACGAGCGGCACCGCGGGCACCGCCTCCACCTCGGGCACCACGGCCCTCCAGAGCCAGCTCTCGGGGCTCTACGGCGTCCTGGAGGACCTTCCCGCGGCCGTCGGCGTGAACGGCAACGGCATCGGCTCGAACTCCTGGGTCGTCGGGGGCTCGCACACCATCACCGGCAAGCCGCTGCTGGCCAACGATCCGCACCTGTCGGCCTCGCTGCCCTCCGTCTGGTACCAGATGGGCCTGCACTGCCGCACCGTCTCCAGCAAGTGCCAGTACGACGTCTCCGGCTACACCTTCGCGGGCATGCCCGGCGTCGTCATCGGCCACAACCAGGACATCTCCTGGGGCATGACCAACTCCGGCGTCGACGTCACCGACCTCTACCTGGAGAAGCTCAGCAGCAACGGCTACCTGTACGACGACAAGGTGAAGCCCTTCACCACGCGCGAGGAGACCATCAAGGTCGCCGGCGGCGAGCCCAAGACGATCGTCGTCCGGGAGACCAACAACGGGCCCCTGCTGTCCGACCGCGACGACGAACTGGTCAAGGTCGGCAAGAAGGCCACCGTCGACACCGCCGCACCCGACCGCGGCGACGGCTACGGCATCTCCCTGCGCTGGACCGCGCTGGACCCGGGCACCTCCATGGACGCCGTGTTCGCGATGGACAAGGCGACGAACTGGAACGACTTCCGCGCGGCCGCGGCCCTGTTCGACGTGCCGTCGCAGAACCTGGTCTACGCCGACACCAAGGACCACATCGGCTACACGCTCCCCGGAAAGATCCCCACGCGCGCACAGGGCGTGGACGGCTCGATCCCGCAGCCGGGCTGGGACTCCAAGTACCGCTGGACCGGCTACATCCCGCAGGACCGGCTCCCCTACGAGTACGACCCCGCGCGCGGGTACATCGTCACCGCCAACCAGGCCGTGATCGACAAGGACAAGTACCCCTACACGCTCACCACCGACTGGGGCTACGGCGCCCGCAGCCAGCGCATCACCGACCTGATCAAGTCGAAGATCGACGGCGGCGGCAAGATCTCCACCGACGACATGCGCCAGATGCAGCTGGACAACAGCAGCGAGATCGCCAAGCTGCTCGTGCCCAAGCTGCTGAAGATCGACATCGAGGACAAGGACGTCCGCGAGGCGCAGAAGCTGCTGGAGGGCTGGGACTACACCCAGGACGCCGACTCGGCGGCCGCCGCCTACTTCAACTCGGTCTGGCGCAACATCCTCAAGCTCGCCTTCGGCAACAAGCTGCCCAAGGAGCTGCGGGTCAAGGGCCAGTGCCTGTGGGTCGAACCCGTGAACACCACCGGCCCCGCCGACGAGACGGAGAACGTCCGCGAGTGCGGTCAGCGCGACGCCGACCAGGCGCAGCCGGACGGTGGCGACCGCTGGTTCGAGGTCGTGCGCAACCTCATGGAGGACGAGAAGAGCGACTGGTGGAAGACGCCCGCCGGGGTGGGCGACCGCCCCGAGGCGGAGAACCGCGACCAGCTGTTCAAGCGCGCCATGATCGACGCCCGCTGGGAGCTCACCGCCAAGCTCGGCAAGGACATCGACACCTGGAGCTGGGGCCGGCTGCACCGCCTGTTCCTGAAGAACAAGACGCTCGGCATCGAAGGCCCCGGCATCGTGCGGTACGCCCTCAACCGGGGTCCCTGGAAGCTCAGCGGCGGCGAGGCCACCGTCAACGCGACCGGGTGGAACGCCGCCGGCGGCTACGGCGTCATCTGGGTGCCGTCGATGCGGATGGTGGTCAACCTCGGCGACCTCGACAAGTCCAGGTGGATCAACCTCACCGGAGCCTCCGGACACGCCTACAGCGCCCACTACACCGACCAGACGGGCAAGTGGGCCAAGGGCGAGCTGCTGGACTGGTCCTTCTCGAAGGACGCTGTCGACAAGAACACGAGCGACACACTGGTACTGAAGCCGTGA
- a CDS encoding potassium/proton antiporter, whose protein sequence is MPVSQGREQPLTVHDLNQLLLVCSLVLLVAVAAVRISSRSGLPSLLVYLGIGVAMGQDGIGDIHFDNAELTQVIGYAALVVILAEGGLGTKWKEIKPALPSATALALVGVAVSVGVTATAAHYLIGLEWRQALIIGAVVSSTDAAAVFSVLRRIPLPARVTGTLEAESGFNDAPVVILVVSFSTAGPVEHWYALLGEITLELAIGAAIGIAVGLLGSWGLRHVALPASGLYPIAVMAIAVTAYAAGALAHGSGFLAVYLASMVLGNAKLPHWPATRGFAEGLGWIAQIGMFVLLGLLVTPHELGDDVWPALVIGLVLTMVARPLSVVLCLTPFRVPWQEQTLMSWAGLRGAVPIILATIPMVNGVDGSRRIFNIVFVLVVVYTLLQGPTLPWLARQLRLGGDAEAADLGIESAPLERLRGHLLSVLIPDGSKMHGVEVNELRLPAGAAVTLVVREGKSFVPLPTTVLRRGDELLVVATDPVRDAAERRLRAVGHGGKLAGWLGTNGETPRR, encoded by the coding sequence ATGCCCGTGAGCCAGGGAAGGGAACAGCCACTGACCGTCCACGACCTCAACCAGCTCCTGCTCGTCTGCTCGCTCGTCCTGCTCGTCGCCGTCGCAGCGGTCCGGATCTCCTCGCGCAGCGGGCTCCCCAGCCTGCTCGTATATCTGGGCATCGGCGTCGCGATGGGCCAGGACGGCATCGGCGACATCCACTTCGACAACGCCGAGCTGACCCAGGTCATCGGATACGCGGCCCTGGTCGTGATCCTGGCCGAGGGCGGACTGGGCACGAAGTGGAAGGAGATCAAGCCCGCGCTGCCGTCCGCCACCGCGCTGGCGCTGGTCGGGGTCGCGGTGAGCGTCGGGGTCACGGCGACGGCCGCGCACTATCTCATCGGGCTGGAGTGGCGCCAGGCGCTCATCATCGGGGCGGTCGTGTCCTCGACGGACGCGGCGGCGGTCTTCTCCGTGCTGCGCAGAATCCCCCTCCCCGCGCGCGTGACGGGCACGCTGGAGGCCGAGTCCGGCTTCAACGACGCCCCCGTGGTCATCCTGGTCGTCTCCTTCTCCACCGCGGGCCCGGTCGAGCACTGGTACGCGCTCCTCGGCGAGATAACCCTGGAACTGGCCATCGGCGCCGCCATCGGCATCGCGGTCGGCCTGCTGGGCTCCTGGGGACTCAGGCACGTCGCGCTGCCCGCCTCCGGCCTCTACCCGATCGCCGTCATGGCGATCGCCGTGACGGCGTACGCGGCCGGTGCGCTGGCGCACGGCAGCGGCTTCCTCGCCGTCTATCTCGCCTCCATGGTGCTGGGCAACGCCAAGCTGCCGCACTGGCCCGCCACCCGCGGTTTCGCCGAAGGGCTCGGCTGGATCGCCCAGATCGGCATGTTCGTCCTGCTCGGTCTGCTGGTCACCCCGCACGAGCTGGGCGACGACGTGTGGCCCGCACTCGTCATCGGCCTGGTGCTGACCATGGTCGCGCGCCCGCTGAGCGTCGTGCTCTGCCTGACGCCGTTCCGGGTGCCGTGGCAGGAGCAGACCCTCATGTCCTGGGCCGGACTGCGCGGCGCCGTGCCCATCATCCTGGCGACGATCCCCATGGTGAACGGTGTCGACGGCAGCCGCCGTATCTTCAACATCGTCTTCGTCCTGGTCGTCGTCTACACCCTGCTCCAAGGGCCGACGCTGCCCTGGCTCGCCCGCCAGCTGCGGCTGGGCGGGGACGCGGAGGCTGCCGACCTCGGCATCGAGTCGGCGCCTCTGGAGCGGCTGCGCGGACACCTGCTGTCCGTCCTGATCCCCGACGGATCGAAGATGCACGGCGTCGAGGTCAACGAGCTGCGGCTGCCGGCCGGGGCCGCCGTCACCCTCGTAGTCCGCGAGGGAAAATCGTTTGTTCCGCTGCCCACCACGGTGCTGCGGCGCGGGGACGAGCTGCTGGTGGTCGCCACGGATCCCGTGCGGGACGCGGCGGAGCGACGGCTGCGCGCGGTGGGACACGGCGGAAAGCTGGCCGGGTGGCTGGGCACGAACGGGGAGACACCGCGGCGCTGA
- a CDS encoding MFS transporter — MASTVTARPGYGQLLRTRGAWTFLLPGFAARQPFAMLTISIVLLVQHTTGSYGAAGAAAAVTGVSMALFAPYSGRLADRHGQRAVLIPGVLVHTASGLTLTALALSHAPLWALFVAAVPTGASVPQVGPMVRARWGVKLQGSPLMTTAAAFESVTDELTFVFGPLLATALCTAVDPAAGLLTESALTLLGGLLFAAQKSTQPLVTLDRHARVEHGSALRVPGVRVLIVTFLGIGSVFGGMQVSLAAFTESIGEPGLNGVLYGVFAAGNMLSGIVCGAIAWKVAPQRRLVVGYGALALVASGLWAAHSVLALAGLGLLVGMCIAPALITGYTLVESLVPAGARTEAFTWLTGAVALGQAAAVTAAGQLEDRFWTGAGFLVPMVGTSLALATLLALRSRLTTRPRTRTVARGVGHRVPVAVD; from the coding sequence GTGGCATCCACGGTCACCGCACGCCCGGGATACGGGCAGCTGCTGCGCACGCGCGGCGCCTGGACGTTCCTGCTCCCCGGCTTCGCGGCACGTCAGCCGTTCGCGATGCTGACGATCTCCATCGTGCTGCTCGTGCAGCACACCACCGGCTCGTACGGCGCTGCAGGCGCCGCCGCGGCCGTCACCGGCGTCTCCATGGCACTGTTCGCGCCCTACAGCGGGCGCCTCGCCGACCGCCACGGGCAGCGCGCCGTACTGATCCCCGGCGTGCTCGTGCACACGGCGTCAGGTCTGACGCTGACGGCGCTCGCCCTCTCGCACGCGCCTCTGTGGGCACTGTTCGTCGCGGCCGTCCCCACCGGCGCCTCGGTGCCCCAGGTCGGTCCGATGGTGCGCGCCCGCTGGGGCGTGAAGCTCCAGGGCTCGCCCCTGATGACCACCGCAGCGGCGTTCGAGTCCGTCACGGACGAGCTGACCTTCGTCTTCGGCCCACTGCTGGCCACCGCGCTGTGCACCGCCGTCGACCCGGCCGCGGGCCTGCTCACGGAGTCGGCACTGACCCTGCTCGGCGGTCTGCTGTTCGCCGCGCAGAAGAGCACGCAGCCGCTGGTCACCCTCGACAGGCACGCACGCGTGGAGCACGGTTCCGCGCTGCGCGTGCCCGGCGTGCGCGTGCTGATCGTGACGTTCCTGGGCATCGGCTCCGTCTTCGGCGGCATGCAGGTCTCGCTGGCCGCGTTCACCGAGTCGATCGGCGAGCCCGGCCTGAACGGTGTCCTGTACGGCGTCTTCGCCGCGGGCAACATGCTCTCCGGGATCGTCTGCGGCGCCATCGCCTGGAAGGTGGCTCCGCAGCGGCGCCTCGTGGTCGGGTACGGCGCGCTCGCGCTGGTGGCCTCCGGACTGTGGGCCGCGCACTCGGTGCTCGCGCTCGCGGGGCTCGGCCTTCTGGTCGGCATGTGCATCGCGCCCGCGCTGATCACCGGCTACACCCTGGTCGAGAGCCTGGTGCCGGCCGGTGCCCGTACCGAGGCCTTCACCTGGCTGACCGGTGCGGTGGCGCTCGGCCAGGCGGCCGCCGTCACGGCTGCCGGACAGCTGGAGGACCGCTTCTGGACCGGTGCAGGATTCCTCGTCCCGATGGTCGGCACCTCGCTCGCCCTGGCGACCCTGTTGGCCCTCCGGTCACGCCTGACGACGCGCCCCCGGACCCGGACCGTCGCACGTGGCGTCGGTCACCGCGTGCCGGTGGCGGTGGACTGA
- a CDS encoding FmdB family zinc ribbon protein yields MPTYQYQCTECGEGLEAVQKFTDDALTECPNCQGRLKKVFSAVGIVFKGSGFYRNDSRGSSSSTSPASKPSTSSPSTSTSTSSDSKPSSTGTSSSSSTSAA; encoded by the coding sequence GTGCCGACCTACCAGTACCAGTGCACCGAGTGCGGCGAGGGCCTCGAGGCGGTGCAGAAGTTCACCGACGACGCTCTGACCGAGTGCCCGAACTGCCAGGGGCGCCTCAAGAAGGTGTTCTCCGCAGTCGGCATCGTCTTCAAGGGCTCCGGCTTCTACCGCAACGACAGCCGCGGCTCCTCGTCGAGCACCTCGCCGGCGTCGAAGCCGTCGACGTCCTCTCCGTCCACCTCGACATCGACGTCCTCGGACTCGAAGCCGTCGAGCACCGGCACCTCCTCCAGCAGCAGCACCTCCGCCGCTTAA
- a CDS encoding S-methyl-5'-thioadenosine phosphorylase: protein MANAEIGVIGGSGFYSFLDDVTEIQVDTPYGPPSDSLFLGEIAGRRVAFLPRHGRGHHLPPHRINYRANLWALRSVGARQVLGPCAVGGLRPEYGPGTLLVPDQLVDRTKSRAGTYFDGLALPDGGVPNVVHVSLADPYCPVGRAAALKAAHGRDWEAVDGGTLVVIEGPRFSTRAESLWHRAQGWSVVGMTGHPEASLARELELCYTSLTLVTDLDAGAETGEGVSHDEVLRVFAANVDRLRGVLFDAVAALPANEERDCLCSTALGGMDPGFELP from the coding sequence ATGGCGAACGCAGAGATCGGCGTAATCGGCGGCTCGGGCTTCTACTCGTTCCTCGACGACGTGACCGAGATCCAGGTGGACACCCCGTACGGACCGCCCAGTGACTCCCTGTTCCTCGGTGAGATAGCGGGCCGTCGGGTCGCCTTCCTGCCCCGGCACGGACGCGGCCACCATCTGCCGCCGCACCGGATCAACTACCGCGCCAACCTGTGGGCGCTGCGGTCGGTCGGGGCACGCCAGGTACTCGGTCCGTGTGCGGTGGGCGGTCTGCGCCCCGAGTACGGGCCGGGCACGCTGCTCGTGCCGGACCAGCTGGTCGACCGTACGAAGTCCCGCGCGGGGACGTACTTCGACGGGCTGGCGCTGCCGGACGGCGGTGTGCCCAACGTGGTGCACGTGTCGCTGGCCGACCCCTACTGCCCCGTCGGGCGGGCGGCGGCGCTGAAGGCCGCGCACGGCCGGGACTGGGAGGCGGTCGACGGCGGGACCCTGGTCGTGATCGAGGGACCGCGCTTCTCGACGCGTGCCGAATCACTGTGGCACCGGGCGCAGGGCTGGTCGGTGGTGGGCATGACCGGCCACCCCGAGGCGTCGCTCGCCCGTGAACTCGAGCTCTGCTACACGTCGTTGACCCTGGTCACGGACCTCGACGCGGGCGCCGAGACCGGTGAGGGCGTCTCGCACGACGAGGTGCTGCGGGTGTTCGCGGCGAACGTGGACCGGCTGCGGGGAGTGCTGTTCGACGCGGTGGCCGC